One window of Nocardia sp. NBC_00508 genomic DNA carries:
- a CDS encoding cation-translocating P-type ATPase: protein MSVSLRGVVSSWWFEAPTAMAAEVARAGVGLAVDLGAKAAQAPVHAVAAGARAGASLLNLGREAELRDEFVALVDPHALRSRRRVAVHGDRATVEVRGLDSGQSEAITRALHRTLDRSRDVRWWRVNAVTGRVVAALAHGAADLPALVAAIESVETDTAVDDVDWRRDCEYPDDREPLLAAGIQFTGDVCAIGLSAAGAVLPLRGPARLLRAAAALVDTQPRVRGLLEDRLGRPRTDMVLVAANAIGNALGNRAAEGIANLVVDAVYRGVTMTEALTRYAQWQRWEPEVDRRPTEVCEPLSPPSRVVEMPQGPIERVADETAAGAVAGAVAAVFGGRGLLGAADALELGAPKAARASREAYGAVVSTLLGRAGVLTLHPWAWRRLDRLSALVVDGDALLTSRRMVLDAETADKHWSIGDVWSASQRLLWAQDTEETSTDDAQQADTEQRSSADGHLRLVNGTGKPDRGVTRRPVWRELRDNGRPVGRVLIGRELDRRAHAVLGRARSAGLRLILAADADAAELRSMSDDFVAPPRSLSEVVRDLQQDGHAVAVLSVRAHKALATADVAIGLAEREDGVLRLPWTAGVVCRDLTQVHRILAAVAPARQVSERGRSLALSAAALGGLLLAVAPDARATASPMTAAHATGFFAGAYSGWRAARTEPPATLAPLLPWHALEPGEVLSRLPEPMSVADRAEPSASRIPGVAALTSAASFARQLRRELADPLAPILGVGAVATAVLGAPSDAVLLSSVLAVNAVVSAWQRQRAEGALHQLLESEQLTGRVIDRAALDADEPQERCLPANLLTLGDAIVLRAGDVAPADARLLQVDDLEMDESGLTGESVTVEKQVAATPGAAVGDRACMVFEGSTVVNGTGRAVVVAVGSDTQAGRAAAGAIPPEKGGVQAQLRRLTERALPLTMTGGGIVTGLGMLRGRTLRTAIGDGVAVAVAAVPEGLPLVATVAQLAAARRLSRHGVLVRASRTVEALGRVDTLCFDKTGTLTEGRLRLTTLAGLDEQWPPNGDSNDARRLLRAAARACPDPAEGPIVHATDRAVLDAAEEVLGDDLRPWDPIEEIPFESNRGYAAALGHTTRKLRLIVKGAPEVVLPRCTGLRLGDTDSSLDDHIRERAEKAIRGLAEEGLRVLVVARRDLHTEPDDVEAAVEQLTLLGFLGLADTPRPQTLPLVTALRNNDISVRMITGDHPVTAAAVARQLGIDSGEVVTGADLDGRDDTARAELIERGTVFARVDPEQKVRIIAALRRAGHVVGMTGDGSNDAAAIRTADVGIGLAAQGSTAARNAADMVLTHPDPLVLLHALIEGRGMWQRVTDAVGVLVGGNAGEVAFTLYGTAVSGQAPLRTRQFLLVNMLTDMFPAMALALSRDRDTADPEDADDPEAQAQRASEQLADLPVAHLGPDLLRTLAVRGVTTATSASVAWTLGRVTGTQRRAATIGLVALIGTQLGQTLVSGYRSPLVWLTTAASGAVLGAVVMTPGLCTYFGCRPLGPVGWGLATTCAATATAAAAVLPRLLPEPETE from the coding sequence ATGAGTGTTTCACTACGCGGGGTTGTGTCGTCGTGGTGGTTCGAGGCGCCGACCGCCATGGCGGCAGAGGTGGCACGCGCGGGTGTCGGATTGGCCGTCGACCTGGGCGCCAAGGCTGCGCAGGCGCCCGTGCACGCCGTCGCGGCGGGTGCGCGGGCGGGTGCGTCGCTGTTGAATCTGGGGCGCGAGGCGGAACTGCGCGACGAGTTCGTCGCCCTGGTCGATCCGCACGCGCTCAGGTCCCGGCGGCGGGTGGCGGTGCACGGCGATCGCGCCACGGTGGAGGTACGCGGCCTGGACTCCGGCCAGAGCGAGGCCATCACGCGGGCGCTGCACCGGACCCTCGATCGCAGCCGCGACGTGCGCTGGTGGCGGGTGAACGCGGTGACCGGCCGCGTGGTCGCCGCCCTCGCCCACGGCGCGGCCGACCTGCCCGCGCTCGTGGCGGCCATCGAGTCGGTCGAAACCGACACCGCGGTCGACGACGTGGACTGGCGCCGCGACTGCGAATACCCCGACGACCGAGAACCATTGCTGGCGGCGGGAATTCAGTTCACAGGCGACGTGTGCGCGATCGGGCTGTCGGCAGCGGGGGCGGTGCTGCCGCTGCGCGGACCGGCTCGGTTGCTGCGCGCGGCGGCCGCGCTCGTGGACACCCAGCCCCGGGTGCGCGGACTGCTGGAGGACCGCCTCGGCCGCCCGCGCACGGATATGGTGCTCGTCGCGGCCAATGCCATCGGAAACGCGCTGGGCAACCGCGCCGCCGAGGGCATAGCGAATCTCGTGGTCGACGCCGTGTACCGCGGCGTCACGATGACCGAGGCGCTGACCAGGTACGCGCAATGGCAGCGCTGGGAGCCCGAGGTCGACCGCCGCCCCACGGAGGTGTGTGAACCACTGTCGCCGCCCTCCCGCGTAGTCGAGATGCCGCAGGGGCCGATCGAACGAGTCGCCGACGAAACCGCCGCGGGCGCGGTCGCAGGGGCGGTCGCCGCCGTCTTCGGCGGCCGTGGTCTGCTCGGGGCGGCCGACGCGTTGGAACTCGGTGCGCCGAAGGCGGCACGCGCCAGCCGCGAGGCCTACGGCGCGGTCGTCTCGACGCTGCTCGGCCGGGCGGGGGTGCTCACCCTGCACCCGTGGGCCTGGCGGCGCCTGGACCGATTGTCGGCGCTGGTCGTGGACGGGGATGCGCTGCTGACCTCGCGCCGCATGGTGCTCGACGCCGAGACGGCCGACAAGCACTGGTCGATCGGCGATGTCTGGAGCGCGAGTCAGCGTCTGCTCTGGGCTCAGGACACCGAGGAGACCTCCACCGACGACGCACAGCAGGCCGACACGGAGCAGCGATCGTCAGCCGACGGTCACCTACGGTTGGTGAACGGAACAGGGAAGCCGGATCGCGGTGTGACGCGCCGCCCGGTATGGCGGGAACTCCGAGACAACGGCAGGCCCGTGGGCCGAGTCCTGATCGGACGCGAACTCGATCGCCGCGCCCATGCGGTACTCGGCCGAGCGCGCAGCGCCGGGCTGCGCCTGATCCTGGCCGCCGACGCCGACGCCGCGGAGTTGCGGTCGATGTCCGACGACTTCGTCGCCCCGCCCCGTTCGCTGAGCGAAGTGGTACGTGACCTGCAGCAGGACGGGCACGCGGTCGCGGTGTTGAGTGTGCGCGCACACAAGGCGCTGGCGACGGCCGACGTGGCGATCGGGCTGGCCGAGCGGGAAGACGGTGTGCTGCGGTTGCCGTGGACCGCAGGCGTGGTGTGCCGCGACCTCACCCAGGTCCACCGGATACTGGCCGCCGTCGCCCCCGCTCGTCAGGTGAGCGAACGCGGCCGCTCGCTGGCACTGTCGGCGGCCGCTCTGGGGGGCCTGCTGCTCGCCGTCGCCCCGGACGCGCGCGCCACCGCTTCGCCGATGACCGCGGCGCACGCCACGGGATTCTTCGCCGGCGCCTACAGCGGGTGGCGCGCGGCGCGAACCGAGCCTCCGGCGACCCTCGCCCCCCTCCTACCGTGGCACGCACTCGAACCCGGCGAGGTGCTGAGCCGGTTGCCGGAGCCCATGTCGGTAGCGGACCGAGCCGAACCGAGCGCATCCCGCATCCCTGGCGTGGCCGCCCTCACGTCCGCGGCGTCGTTCGCACGGCAACTGCGCCGCGAGCTGGCCGACCCGCTCGCCCCGATCCTCGGGGTCGGGGCGGTCGCCACGGCCGTGCTCGGCGCGCCGTCGGACGCGGTGCTCCTGTCGTCGGTGCTCGCGGTCAACGCGGTCGTCTCGGCGTGGCAGCGCCAGCGCGCGGAGGGTGCGCTGCACCAGCTGCTCGAGAGCGAACAGCTCACCGGCCGCGTGATCGATCGCGCCGCGCTGGACGCGGACGAGCCGCAAGAACGCTGCCTGCCCGCGAACCTGCTCACTCTCGGGGACGCGATCGTGCTGCGGGCTGGCGACGTGGCCCCCGCCGACGCGCGGCTGCTCCAGGTGGACGACCTGGAGATGGACGAATCCGGGCTCACCGGCGAGTCGGTGACCGTCGAAAAGCAGGTCGCCGCGACGCCGGGCGCGGCAGTGGGGGATCGCGCGTGCATGGTCTTCGAGGGCAGCACCGTGGTCAACGGAACGGGTCGCGCGGTCGTCGTCGCGGTCGGTTCCGACACCCAGGCGGGACGCGCGGCCGCCGGCGCCATCCCGCCCGAGAAAGGTGGCGTACAAGCGCAATTGCGCCGGTTGACCGAGCGCGCGTTACCGCTGACCATGACCGGCGGCGGCATCGTGACCGGATTGGGGATGCTGCGCGGCAGGACGCTACGGACCGCGATCGGCGACGGCGTGGCCGTCGCGGTCGCCGCGGTGCCCGAGGGACTGCCGCTGGTTGCCACCGTCGCGCAGCTCGCGGCCGCCCGCAGGCTGTCCAGGCACGGCGTGCTGGTCCGCGCCAGCCGGACGGTGGAGGCGCTCGGCCGGGTGGACACCCTGTGCTTCGACAAGACCGGCACGCTCACCGAGGGCCGCCTGCGCCTGACCACCCTGGCCGGCCTCGACGAGCAGTGGCCGCCGAACGGGGACTCCAATGACGCCCGCAGGTTGCTGCGCGCGGCGGCCCGCGCCTGCCCCGATCCCGCCGAAGGCCCGATCGTGCACGCCACCGATCGCGCGGTGCTCGACGCCGCCGAGGAGGTGCTCGGCGACGACCTCCGCCCCTGGGATCCGATCGAGGAGATCCCGTTCGAATCCAACCGTGGTTACGCCGCCGCGCTCGGCCACACCACCCGCAAGCTGCGCTTGATCGTGAAGGGTGCGCCCGAGGTGGTCCTGCCCCGGTGCACCGGGCTGCGGCTGGGCGACACCGACAGTTCCCTCGACGACCACATCCGCGAGCGCGCCGAGAAGGCGATCCGCGGTCTCGCCGAGGAGGGACTACGTGTGCTGGTGGTGGCGCGCCGCGACCTGCACACCGAACCCGACGACGTCGAGGCGGCGGTCGAGCAACTCACCCTGCTCGGCTTCCTCGGCCTGGCCGACACCCCACGCCCGCAGACCCTTCCGCTCGTCACCGCGCTGCGGAACAACGACATCAGCGTGCGCATGATCACCGGCGACCACCCGGTGACCGCGGCGGCGGTGGCCCGGCAGCTGGGCATCGATTCGGGCGAGGTGGTGACCGGCGCCGACCTCGACGGCCGGGACGACACCGCGCGCGCCGAGCTGATCGAACGCGGGACCGTCTTCGCCCGCGTCGACCCGGAACAGAAGGTGCGTATCATCGCCGCGCTGCGCCGCGCGGGCCACGTCGTCGGAATGACCGGCGACGGCAGCAACGACGCCGCCGCGATCCGCACCGCCGACGTCGGAATCGGCTTGGCGGCACAGGGTTCGACGGCCGCCCGCAACGCGGCCGATATGGTGCTGACCCATCCCGACCCGCTGGTGTTGCTGCACGCCCTCATCGAAGGGCGCGGTATGTGGCAGCGCGTCACCGACGCCGTCGGTGTGCTGGTCGGCGGCAACGCGGGCGAAGTGGCCTTCACGCTGTACGGCACGGCTGTCAGTGGCCAGGCCCCGCTGCGCACCCGGCAGTTCCTGCTGGTGAACATGCTGACCGATATGTTCCCGGCTATGGCGCTGGCGCTTTCGCGCGATCGAGACACCGCCGATCCGGAGGACGCGGACGATCCGGAGGCCCAGGCGCAGCGAGCGTCCGAACAGCTCGCCGACCTCCCGGTCGCGCATCTCGGCCCGGATCTGCTGCGCACCCTCGCTGTCCGTGGCGTCACCACGGCCACCAGCGCATCCGTCGCATGGACCCTGGGTCGCGTAACCGGCACGCAACGCCGCGCCGCCACCATCGGCTTGGTGGCGCTCATCGGCACCCAACTCGGACAGACCCTGGTCTCCGGCTACCGCAGCCCGCTGGTCTGGCTGACCACCGCGGCGAGCGGAGCGGTGCTCGGCGCCGTCGTGATGACACCGGGTCTGTGCACCTACTTCGGGTGCCGGCCGCTGGGCCCGGTCGGCTGGGGGCTGGCGACCACGTGCGCGGCGACGGCCACCGCCGCTGCCGCCGTTTTGCCCCGGCTGCTCCCCGAACCGGAGACCGAATAG
- a CDS encoding TIGR03619 family F420-dependent LLM class oxidoreductase encodes MRFTYAETMTDPSYYLPLAKAAEDAGYTSMAVADSVAYPRESDAKYPYTPDGSREFLEDKPFIEAFVLSAAMAAVTTTLRFTPFVLKLPIRPPVLVAKQAASVAALSGNRFGLGVGISPWPDDFEIMGVPFDKRGARMDECIDIVRGLTAGGYFEYHGKFYDIPPIKISPVPTEPVPILVGGHSRPALRRAAQRGDGWMHAGGDGAELDRLLTELDTLRAEYGRRKDFEVHVISVDGFTVDGVKRLEDKGVTDVIVGFRLPYTTEQDTESLETKIAHLSRFAEKVIARANG; translated from the coding sequence ATGCGCTTCACCTACGCCGAGACGATGACCGATCCGTCGTATTACCTTCCCCTCGCCAAAGCCGCCGAGGATGCGGGCTACACGTCCATGGCGGTCGCCGACAGCGTGGCGTACCCGAGGGAATCCGATGCGAAGTATCCCTACACCCCGGACGGAAGCCGGGAGTTCTTGGAGGACAAGCCGTTCATCGAGGCGTTCGTGCTCAGCGCGGCGATGGCGGCGGTGACCACCACGCTGCGCTTCACCCCGTTCGTGCTGAAGCTGCCGATCCGGCCACCGGTGCTGGTGGCCAAGCAGGCCGCCTCGGTCGCCGCGCTCAGCGGCAACCGGTTCGGTCTCGGCGTCGGAATCAGCCCGTGGCCGGACGATTTCGAGATCATGGGAGTGCCGTTCGACAAGCGCGGAGCGCGCATGGACGAATGCATCGACATCGTGCGCGGTCTCACGGCGGGCGGATACTTCGAATACCACGGGAAGTTCTACGACATTCCGCCGATCAAGATCAGCCCCGTGCCGACCGAACCGGTGCCGATCCTGGTGGGCGGCCACAGCAGGCCCGCACTGCGGCGGGCCGCGCAGCGCGGGGACGGGTGGATGCACGCCGGCGGCGACGGCGCGGAACTCGACCGGCTGCTGACCGAACTGGACACGCTGCGCGCCGAGTACGGCAGACGCAAGGACTTCGAGGTGCATGTCATCTCGGTGGACGGATTCACCGTCGACGGCGTCAAACGCCTCGAGGACAAAGGAGTCACGGACGTGATCGTCGGATTCCGGCTGCCCTATACCACCGAGCAGGACACCGAGTCGCTGGAGACGAAGATCGCGCATCTGTCCCGCTTCGCGGAGAAGGTCATCGCGCGGGCGAACGGGTGA
- a CDS encoding thiamine pyrophosphate-requiring protein: MAQQVGDYVVRRLREWGVEQVFGYPGDGINGLIAAFGRAHDDPAFIQARHEEMAAFQATGYAKFSGKVGVCTATSGPGAIHLLNGLYDAKLDHVPVVAIVGQTARSAMGGSYQQEVDLQSLFKDVASDYLVEVNVASQLPNALDRAFRIAAARRAPTTVILPSDLQEEDYHPPQHAFKQVPSSPPGLPSTAVVPAHQDIQRAADVLDAGSRVAILIGQGARSAAAEVVEIAERTGAGVAKALLGKDVLSDDLPFVTGPIGLLGSRPSYELMRDCDTLLIVGSNFPYSQFLPELGQARAVQIDIDGTMIGMRYPTEVNLVGDAKSTLAELLPLVERKDDRKWRETVEKNVARWWQTVERQSMLAAKPVNPMRVVWELSERIPDNAIVTADSGSSTNWYARCLRFRGQMRGSLSGTLATMGPGVPYAIGAKFAHPDRPVIALVGDGAMQMNGLAELLTIARYRRRWADQRLVVCVFHNNDLNQVTWELRAMGGAPKFEESQTLPDVSYADIARSAGLTGITVQAPEDLGSAWDCALHADSPVLLDVHCDPEVPPIPPHATWDQMKDTAEAVLRGDPDAWHLLAQGAKTKAQEFIP, translated from the coding sequence ATGGCTCAACAGGTCGGTGACTACGTCGTGCGGCGTCTCCGGGAATGGGGCGTCGAGCAGGTCTTCGGCTATCCCGGCGACGGAATCAACGGCCTGATCGCCGCCTTCGGCCGCGCGCACGACGACCCGGCGTTCATCCAGGCCCGCCACGAGGAGATGGCGGCGTTCCAGGCCACCGGGTACGCCAAGTTCAGCGGCAAGGTGGGCGTGTGCACCGCGACCTCAGGGCCGGGGGCGATCCATCTGCTCAACGGCTTGTACGACGCGAAACTCGACCACGTGCCGGTGGTGGCGATCGTCGGGCAGACCGCACGCAGCGCGATGGGCGGCAGCTACCAGCAGGAAGTCGACCTGCAGAGCCTGTTCAAGGACGTCGCCTCCGACTACTTGGTCGAGGTGAACGTGGCGAGTCAGTTACCCAACGCGCTGGACCGCGCGTTCCGGATCGCGGCCGCGCGCCGGGCCCCGACGACGGTGATCCTCCCATCGGATCTGCAAGAGGAGGACTACCATCCGCCGCAGCACGCGTTCAAACAGGTGCCTTCCAGCCCGCCGGGACTGCCTTCGACGGCCGTCGTTCCCGCGCACCAGGACATCCAGCGGGCCGCGGACGTGCTCGACGCCGGATCGCGGGTCGCGATCCTGATCGGCCAGGGCGCCCGCTCGGCCGCGGCCGAGGTCGTCGAGATCGCCGAGCGTACCGGCGCGGGCGTGGCGAAGGCGCTGCTCGGCAAAGATGTCCTGTCCGACGACCTGCCCTTCGTCACCGGGCCGATCGGATTGCTCGGCAGCAGGCCCAGTTACGAGTTGATGCGCGACTGCGACACGCTGCTGATCGTCGGATCGAATTTCCCCTACTCGCAATTCCTGCCCGAACTCGGGCAAGCGCGGGCGGTGCAGATCGATATCGACGGCACCATGATCGGAATGCGCTATCCGACCGAGGTGAATCTCGTCGGCGACGCCAAATCCACTCTGGCCGAACTGCTTCCGCTGGTCGAACGCAAAGACGACCGGAAGTGGCGGGAGACGGTCGAGAAGAACGTGGCCCGCTGGTGGCAGACCGTCGAACGGCAATCCATGTTGGCGGCGAAACCGGTCAATCCGATGCGGGTGGTCTGGGAGCTGTCCGAGCGCATCCCCGACAACGCCATCGTGACGGCGGATTCCGGGTCCTCCACCAACTGGTACGCCCGCTGCCTGCGCTTCCGCGGGCAGATGCGCGGCTCGCTGTCGGGCACGCTGGCCACCATGGGCCCCGGCGTCCCCTACGCCATCGGCGCGAAGTTCGCCCACCCCGACCGGCCGGTGATCGCGTTGGTCGGCGACGGCGCGATGCAGATGAACGGCCTCGCCGAACTGCTCACCATCGCCCGCTACCGCCGGCGCTGGGCGGACCAGCGACTGGTCGTCTGCGTCTTCCACAACAACGACCTCAACCAGGTCACCTGGGAGTTGCGCGCCATGGGCGGCGCACCGAAATTCGAGGAATCGCAGACACTGCCCGATGTCTCCTACGCCGACATCGCCCGCAGCGCGGGCCTGACCGGGATCACCGTGCAAGCGCCCGAGGACCTCGGCTCGGCGTGGGACTGCGCGCTGCACGCCGACAGCCCGGTGCTGCTCGACGTCCATTGCGACCCCGAAGTACCACCCATCCCGCCCCACGCGACGTGGGACCAGATGAAGGACACCGCCGAAGCCGTACTGCGCGGTGATCCCGACGCCTGGCACCTCCTCGCGCAGGGCGCCAAAACCAAAGCCCAGGAGTTCATTCCGTAG
- a CDS encoding helix-turn-helix domain-containing protein, with the protein MNTPTAGDLLRHWRLERRLSQLELAGRAETSARHLSFIETGRATPSRTMIVHLSEHLEIPLRERNRVLLAAGYAPAYARPALDTPVMDAIRGAMRQILAGHEPYPALAIDQNWTMIDANSGVAVLIAGIDPALTKPPVNALRLSLHPDGMAGRIRNLAEWRGHIFARLARQAEVTGSRDLADLLEELRSYPGGEVELTLPEPDQAVVPLRIEHEGDELSLLSVTTVFGTPMNVTVAELAIESFFPADEDTMKRLTANAR; encoded by the coding sequence GTGAATACCCCAACGGCAGGTGACCTGCTGCGACATTGGCGTCTGGAACGCCGGCTGAGCCAGCTCGAACTGGCCGGCCGGGCCGAGACCTCGGCGCGGCACCTGAGTTTCATCGAGACCGGACGCGCCACACCGAGCCGGACGATGATCGTGCACCTGTCCGAGCACCTGGAGATCCCGCTGCGCGAACGCAATCGCGTGCTGCTCGCCGCGGGCTACGCCCCCGCCTACGCGCGACCGGCCCTGGACACGCCCGTCATGGACGCCATCCGCGGCGCCATGCGCCAGATCCTCGCCGGCCACGAGCCCTATCCCGCGTTGGCCATCGATCAGAACTGGACGATGATCGACGCCAACAGCGGGGTAGCCGTGCTGATCGCGGGCATCGACCCCGCTCTGACGAAGCCGCCGGTGAACGCGCTGCGGCTGAGCCTGCACCCGGACGGTATGGCCGGCCGCATCCGCAACCTCGCCGAGTGGCGCGGCCATATCTTCGCCCGCCTGGCGCGACAGGCCGAGGTCACCGGCTCCAGGGACCTGGCCGACCTGCTCGAGGAGTTGCGGTCCTATCCCGGTGGCGAAGTGGAGCTCACCCTGCCCGAACCCGATCAGGCGGTGGTCCCGCTGCGGATCGAGCACGAGGGCGACGAGCTGTCGTTGCTCAGCGTGACGACGGTGTTCGGCACCCCGATGAACGTCACCGTCGCCGAACTGGCCATCGAATCGTTCTTCCCCGCCGACGAGGACACCATGAAGCGCCTCACTGCGAACGCGCGATGA
- a CDS encoding DUF6480 family protein — MSAMDPDPARTPDLEPGGGVPPGSTPPDTPQTSGLSAPEPTTRHHFPVTGVAAMIITAVVVLVFLAAAVAIVVSIL; from the coding sequence ATGAGTGCGATGGACCCGGATCCCGCGAGGACTCCCGATTTGGAACCGGGCGGCGGCGTGCCGCCCGGCTCGACACCGCCGGACACTCCGCAGACCTCCGGTTTGTCCGCGCCGGAGCCCACGACCAGGCACCACTTCCCCGTCACCGGGGTCGCGGCGATGATCATCACGGCCGTGGTCGTCTTGGTCTTCCTGGCGGCGGCGGTCGCGATCGTCGTGTCGATCCTGTGA
- a CDS encoding fructosamine kinase family protein → MTRAERLSALLGTPVRAVTDLGASHAWTLHRAELVTGRMVFVKTSAEPTTVFVSEAAGLAWLGKAGTATIESVRDGTGAPVPQVLAADDRMLVLPWLDETRPTPAAAERFGRELALLHGDRPEWFGAPWTGWIASLPLPNTQAEGPWSRWYAEQRLEPYLPGAAAHLGADGIRLVECVIGRIDDLAGPAEPPSRIHGDLWSGNILWTRERAMLIDPAAHGGHRETDLAMLALFGAPHLDRIRATYHETRPLADGWQARTPLHQLHPLLVHVALFGAGYRAQTLAAATAALAA, encoded by the coding sequence ATGACCCGCGCCGAGCGGCTCTCCGCCCTGCTCGGTACACCGGTCCGCGCGGTCACCGACCTCGGCGCGAGCCATGCCTGGACGCTACACCGTGCCGAATTGGTCACTGGCCGTATGGTTTTCGTCAAGACATCAGCGGAGCCGACGACGGTCTTCGTGTCCGAAGCGGCGGGCCTGGCCTGGTTGGGCAAGGCGGGCACGGCCACGATCGAGTCGGTCCGCGACGGTACCGGCGCACCGGTGCCGCAGGTGCTGGCCGCCGACGACCGGATGCTGGTGCTGCCGTGGCTGGACGAGACCCGGCCAACCCCTGCGGCTGCCGAGCGGTTCGGTCGCGAACTGGCCTTACTGCATGGCGACCGGCCCGAATGGTTCGGCGCCCCGTGGACGGGCTGGATCGCGAGTCTGCCGCTGCCCAACACCCAGGCGGAGGGGCCGTGGTCGCGGTGGTACGCCGAGCAGCGCCTCGAGCCATACCTGCCGGGCGCGGCCGCGCACCTGGGCGCCGACGGAATCCGCTTGGTGGAATGCGTCATCGGCCGCATCGACGATCTCGCCGGGCCCGCCGAACCTCCTTCCCGCATCCACGGCGACCTCTGGTCGGGCAACATCCTGTGGACCCGGGAACGCGCGATGCTCATCGATCCCGCCGCCCACGGCGGCCACCGCGAGACCGACCTCGCCATGCTCGCCCTCTTCGGTGCCCCGCACCTGGACCGCATCCGCGCCACCTACCACGAGACCCGTCCGCTCGCCGACGGGTGGCAAGCCCGCACCCCGCTGCACCAATTGCATCCGCTGCTGGTGCACGTCGCGTTGTTCGGCGCCGGTTATCGCGCGCAGACACTCGCCGCGGCTACCGCTGCCCTCGCAGCCTGA
- a CDS encoding SDR family NAD(P)-dependent oxidoreductase — MDSVAVVTGAASGLGAALCRSLAAQGVAVVAADTDAAGLVALAADTVIHTQVVDVSDDEQVRRLIHSTVTELGRIDYLFNNAGIRLGGAAEQMPLPQWQRIVDVNLWGVVHGTRHAYPLMRAQGFGHIVNMASLAGVTPVTPSAAYAMTEHAVVGLSTSLRAEAAAAGVRVSVAVPGRVATDIVDSGIDLPGYSYRGSSRRTPIGMISSERAAEYVLRGVRKNKQYIVFPRYNRVLVVAYRWFPNLMSRVGGRR, encoded by the coding sequence GTGGATAGTGTGGCGGTGGTCACCGGCGCCGCGTCCGGTCTGGGCGCCGCGCTGTGCCGTAGCCTGGCCGCGCAGGGCGTCGCTGTGGTGGCTGCCGATACCGATGCCGCCGGGCTGGTTGCGCTGGCCGCGGATACCGTGATCCACACGCAGGTCGTCGACGTCTCCGACGACGAGCAGGTGCGGCGTCTCATCCACAGCACCGTAACCGAGCTGGGACGCATCGACTACTTGTTCAACAACGCGGGCATCCGCCTCGGCGGCGCCGCGGAGCAGATGCCCTTGCCGCAGTGGCAGCGGATCGTGGACGTGAACCTGTGGGGCGTGGTGCACGGGACGCGCCACGCCTACCCACTCATGCGAGCGCAGGGTTTCGGGCACATCGTGAATATGGCCTCCCTCGCGGGAGTGACCCCGGTGACGCCATCGGCCGCGTACGCGATGACCGAGCACGCGGTGGTCGGATTGAGCACCTCGCTGCGCGCCGAGGCGGCCGCGGCGGGGGTGCGGGTGAGCGTTGCCGTGCCGGGGCGCGTTGCCACCGATATCGTCGACTCCGGGATCGACCTGCCGGGCTATTCGTATCGGGGATCGTCGCGCCGCACGCCGATCGGGATGATCAGCTCCGAGCGTGCCGCCGAGTACGTGCTGCGCGGTGTGCGCAAGAACAAGCAGTACATCGTGTTTCCCCGCTACAACCGGGTGCTCGTCGTCGCCTACCGCTGGTTTCCGAATCTGATGAGCCGCGTCGGGGGCCGCCGATGA
- a CDS encoding VOC family protein → MIAGGPIFQLCWVVDDLAGARQEFATRYGIADWLTIPDVRFGPDSTELRGAPADYTISVALGYAGGQQVELIEPRRGVSLYSEHLDRVGPGLHHAAWVPDDFGAALAAARAAGIEIVARGRFDGVGMEFAYLDGGPIGSYIELLGLSEEMKAMFDQLIPEGFTNPWR, encoded by the coding sequence ATGATCGCCGGTGGCCCGATCTTTCAGCTGTGCTGGGTGGTCGACGACCTGGCCGGAGCGCGGCAGGAGTTCGCCACGCGGTACGGGATCGCGGACTGGTTGACCATTCCGGACGTGCGCTTCGGCCCCGATTCGACCGAATTACGCGGCGCGCCCGCCGATTACACGATCAGTGTCGCGCTCGGGTACGCGGGCGGGCAGCAAGTGGAGCTGATCGAGCCGCGCCGTGGCGTGAGCCTGTATTCCGAGCATCTCGATCGCGTCGGCCCCGGATTGCACCACGCCGCCTGGGTGCCCGACGATTTCGGCGCCGCCCTCGCCGCAGCTCGTGCCGCGGGTATCGAGATCGTCGCGCGTGGCAGATTCGACGGCGTCGGGATGGAGTTCGCCTACCTAGACGGCGGGCCGATCGGCTCATATATCGAGTTGCTGGGGCTGTCGGAGGAGATGAAGGCGATGTTCGACCAGTTGATTCCGGAAGGTTTCACCAATCCATGGCGGTAG